One genomic region from Antedon mediterranea chromosome 3, ecAntMedi1.1, whole genome shotgun sequence encodes:
- the LOC140044220 gene encoding uncharacterized protein, whose translation MLGNPLKLQAIADEGTTSSAVLPNYNVGTTRDWSKVREMYQQKNGCLDSEPGEGSSSYASLDSLSHIPDTVRDLLSQPSRCRENPLTEKGKRLQMAKMLLLTLVPIVSLAVLAGLDLHSIFYTNKIDTEIRNVIGFSRDIGVLLSQLQKERDMSALYVSRIGPDDKNYLTETYPHTDLALEYLNNWPIKTSVLKELPFFRKKRDLKLHLAYHRQHLHRSNTTVYAEIEFYTELLQIFIDWLYESIGNSKGHGMWQILVAYQLLIVSNVDTGIERTLGSIFYTLGGFDEHKDFAWFIDKYNVGIWNCKASMSYSTLVTEFYNKAMQKLDLNVIQIIEEMRLVILTNNADKQTPNFQEAKRWFDRMTVYINILENVQKDIAEEILFRLNRELRMDQKAIAVSTVVVVVVIVFCPLILRSIWALTTDIQNYALSLAAQTKALNNEKKRSNWLLYSMLPKTVVNELILNMEVKAELFDNATVFFSDIVGFSQLCNQSTPLQVVQMLNGLYLMFDSRIENYDVYKVETINETYMLASGVPERNGENHISEIATAALDICYHIGFLEVPDKPHKKFKIRVGIHSGPVVAGVVGLRMPRYCLFGDTVNTASRMRTHGIPNRIQLSKASHDALLKVGAFQMSKRGEVEIKGKGKMTTFWLIGRDNFNQLVLPDSHLQPTHTNAMGIHEHRYEHLYDQMCTGRIQVGDTRTSYLGMSLKRSTDPEQLPG comes from the exons GTAAGAGAAATGTACCAACAAAAGAACGGGTGTTTGGATTCTGAACCAGGTGAAGGTTCCAGTTCGTATGCATCACTCGACTCGTTATCGCATATACCAGATACCGTTAGGGACCTACTAAGCCAACCTAGCAGGTGTCGAGAAAACCCACTGACAGAAAAAGGAAAACGCCTACAGATGGCGAAGATGCTACTGCTGACACTGGTTCCCATTGTGTCTCTGGCTGTTCTTGCTGGCTTAGATCTCCATAGCATTTTCTACACAAATAAAATTGATACCGAGATTCGTAATGTGATTGGATTCAGTCGAGATATTGGTGTTCTTCTCAGTCAGCTTCAGAAAGAACGAGATATGTCAGCTCTTTACGTTAGTCGTATTGGCCCAGATGACAAAAATTATCTGACAGAAACGTATCCCCATACAGACCTGGCTCTTGAATATCTCAACAATTGGCCCATAAAAACGAGTGTGTTAAAAGAGCTGCCGTTCTTTCGTAAAAAGCGTGACCTAAAATTACATCTAGCCTATCACCGTCAACATTTGCACCGTAGCAACACAACGGTTTACGCTGAAATAGAATTTTACACAGAGCTACTACAGATCTTTATTGACTGGTTGTACGAAAGCATTGGTAACTCAAAGGGACATGGCATGTGGCAGATTCTGGTAGCTTATCAGTTACTGATCGTTAGTAATGTTGATACTGGTATTGAACGAACACTCGGCTCGATCTTCTACACACTCGGAGGGTTTGATGAACACAAAGACTTTGCATGGTTTATCGATAAGTATAACGTAGGCATTTGGAACTGCAAGGCGTCTATGAGCTACTCTACACTTGTTACCGAATTCTACAATAAGGCAATGCAGAAACTTGACCTCAATGTGATTCAAATTATTGAAGAAATGAGATTAGTTATTCTGACAAACAATGCTGATAAACAAACTCCAAATTTCCAAGAAGCAAAACGCTGGTTCGATCGTATGACAGTGTATATCAACATTCTTGAAAACGTACAGAAAGATATTGCAGAGGAAATCCTTTTCCGACTAAATCGTGAGCTGAGGATGGACCAAAAAGCGATTGCTGTTAGTACGGTCGTCGTTGTTGTAGTCATCGTTTTTTGCCCGCTTATACTTCGGTCTATCTGGGCTCTAACCACTGATATTCAGAATTATGCGCTTAGTCTAGCGGCCCAGACAAAAGCTTTAAACAACGAGAAGAAACGGTCGAATTGGCTCTTGTACTCAATGTTGCCGAAAACAGTTGTTAACGAACTGATTCTGAATATGGAAGTGAAAGCAGAGTTGTTTGATAACGCAACCGTCTTCTTTTCCGATATCGTCGGGTTCAGTCAGTTGTGTAACCAATCAACACCATTGCAG GTGGTTCAAATGCTCAACGGACTTTATTTGATGTTTGATTCGAGGATTGAAAACTATGACGTGTACAAAGTTGAAACGATCAATGAAACGTATATGTTAGCATCCG GTGTTCCTGAAAGAAATGGCGAGAATCACATTAGCGAAATAGCCACGGCTGCTCTTGACATATGCTATCACATAGGCTTTCTGGAAGTACCGGACAAACcacataaaaagtttaaaattcgGGTTGGCATACATtcag GACCAGTAGTGGCAGGTGTAGTTGGTCTCAGAATGCCCCGTTATTGTCTGTTTGGTGATACGGTCAACACCGCTTCAAGAATGAGAACTCATGGCATAC CAAATCGAATCCAGCTTAGTAAGGCATCCCATGATGCTTTGTTAAAAGTAGGTGCGTTTCAAATGTCAAAAAGAGGCGAGGTAGAAATCaag GGTAAAGGAAAGATGACGACATTTTGGTTGATTGGTCGCGATAACTTCAATCAACTTGTTTTACCCGACAGTCATTTGCAACCGACACACACCAATGCTATGGGAATACACGAGCACAGATACGAGCATTTATACGACCAAATGTGCACAGGTCGTATTCAGGTTGGAGACACTAGAACAAGTTACTTAGGCATGTCACTGAAACGTTCCACTGACCCAGAACAGTTACCTGGTTAA